A single region of the Sphaeramia orbicularis chromosome 6, fSphaOr1.1, whole genome shotgun sequence genome encodes:
- the tasor2 gene encoding uncharacterized protein tasor2 isoform X1, whose amino-acid sequence MERESDVSSSTGVLRPVSENTDDFKNNILAPLQSAYLFEESKQSFRYKSGFLIKNPALEEKYNAYRAKRKDLGYSEEELKETYGFLLFDELSKAKAVGEGGVLTRNGTCSTLGDPSKGIYLSMYSDCLDLNSWYHGKSGYIAIIRLTQGRVKKVLENYTQNFTTPTVGFDCHVSEQLPTVSSKTSSFLAFERTQYYMYELLDSGSDKTAEAPSLVCPFAVVAFSYTDTKATTETTEEKSAVKNVAFPYLAWTGQLQLGTQFHSVGLRSTAGSLVRAKLPPVVKVERAISMLDLRQLLPRAAFETSFSGEAFLDGLYCSLCELTVSVVEENSSFSQLLQEIKYKDLAFTVPLDDAGFLILLHSSHFCMYENDTGSNSKDVLQGMFVFPDSQVTQRDIKFEQKRLAIPSDIQRALPLLTYAEGEAEKTLLNPSKERNKIIVQHMQSYAALINPVLALSPLREVSIFVDQYDVPDAHKHLYASPEWTDLSWQSFRSYLSKPVSFQVPVLTATEILAAGQEDRREELDDDVYICLSSPEEAPADFVSKASEEQVDQRFSPDTETSPAEAKSPAADAKTFLAEVETSLAVFKTSLAEVETSLAEVQTSLAEVETSLAEVETSLPEVETSLPEVETSLPEVEPSLADVETSLTDVETSLPEVESSLGDVETSIADAEASIADAETSIADAETSPADAGASLESHTTNMEKRLVVTAVPQNTVPDDFQDGEGKTSSTETEKSGLRNVLIPPISDDLPAELIVSITSAAQTVSEEDLTVISTASATKLNDSQLSVSSMEKLQMVGLNSLNDEVVKTKQTLECTEAKNPTKPHWGKQCKGHPRVQQKGSKHCTETPRLLSPSKVVPVKHDTGNVRRAKRKFGNLLSRREAGEEKQQDSPKDMLEDTVLHELEAYSLRKKTERWDLKPVISECGKILVPHGTLEFTDKIESLKGKLWSSAVEQCPEKMLVDAPVHTGTMGEMEHESNDVSETPQGKATVQEHLLETLSSMKCASKEETMLTKLKSVLFRSKRKGDHVSQKPNAETASDSEVSPKKIRSDLDDEMLKSNNAITCVQETNVCVQEVSKMLSVDLVFAQALGLTPKETPDKLQKAVGHKVQQRKDSPETEEQSIAHKQPQIILRPPSIFPRRSRIKMLKKHQSVPAEHIRSKWWLHFQTPACFDTEKLKYKECGRDISVRKTVKERMRAACSPTDALNLLADLALSANKDQVPPQPAQALATKPESSLKNCDLTKGVTSPETESFLHALLRQPAARPIQPLEPPSPSPVLGGSELVDVVSIEHAYSLPPSSSLLLGLPGTPFQVSPLSGSTRLLLHPQQKYSDGTQTLQPSVYLEEKVELNQRTPGWLKKCTRRRKFRHSRTFVNKDRTVQVTRQWEENYDFNLDSRFTIDSLDKAVNRALHGPWDLSMYDTTEEVRLIIHMWIGLFYSRSTARFFHLDPNFTFSPSEDSNGLEMSSGKMSDALHSEPVSNDPVPSATDTSPSQALDLSKNSNSVLDQGSVLLDLSLRTTDADVATLDPKVSNKHLLETDEQKGLCETQNALIPSLGLHVASPFQCYRNMVHSKGIVRKVNDSRSIHAKQRTCVPSQKDDCLEHTDKPSSENDRISVGGGKENVSIQLPSVPPALEINNMSHGSCNERTGFKDGMEHSDNTTMCLVHKPELDLKKVVTCDEVKSNTDPRIELHSVVHYKNVSKNGENFEVKDDSHATGATVEDSSTVVCTDDNSTDKKPDAVCNEHVFEKETRHLKVHSPCQSENAVEDKDCTEHESKVIGDGNSFEKEDKSKKDVETGSDLSDQPLSIVCDGPDSVKDDCIPELDCQAPVTEEQLQAGSRRGAVKDLPFKRLCANDNVLPDKCAVSENAFINKEDVNRETATETCSENICLSDKATYKNSTACLDVSKAGEPSIQMDNLEPVIQAELMTNLNMHNEGDIKSVMEQQKVDNTTQEPVDHQAPVFQDEVIKNMETELGMTDELYVKYDEERKGLWNTHGRVIIPFIGVDTSFEEIMESRFSDPKWEVQGKEAIPFISTTTGTEEILLTEVNSETHVNSEHAELFCGKMPFNASDTKEQVVCKESGSDDRCPTPTIDERPYRYAFSGPTAALNSVIHRDITLKDHSRSSTPVMDETALEHKSILSDSFCDGVKSDLELRTLRVLQSVGEFFTLPHTNESSQTQTAENNTHPQTTFQH is encoded by the exons ATGGAGAGAGAAAGCGACGTTTCATCGAGTACAG gTGTTTTAAGACCTGTGTCAGAAAACACCGACGactttaaaaacaacattttGGCACCACTTCAAAGTGCGTATTTGTTTGAGGAGTCAAAGCAGTCATTCAGATACAAGTCTGGCTTTTTGATAAAGAACCCCGCACTGGAAGAAAAG tacAATGCCTATCGAGCCAAAAGAAAGGATCTGGGATATTCTGAAGAGGAACTGAAGGAAACCTACGGGTTTTTATTGTTCGATGAACTTAGCAAG GCAAAAGCAGTTGGAGAGGGTGGTGTGCTTACCAGAAACGGGACATGCTCAACTCTGGGAGATCCCTCCAAGG GTATTTATTTATCAATGTACTCTGACTGTCTGGACCTAAATAGCTGGTATCATGGGAAATCTGGATACATAGCCATCATTCGACTGACACAG GGGAGAGTTAAAAAGGTTTTGGAAAACTATACTCAGAATTTCACTACACCGACTGTGGGCTTTGACTGTCATGTGTCTGAACAGCTGCCTACAGTTTCCTCTAAAACCAGTTCCTTTCTTGCTTTTGAGAGAACGCAG TATTATATGTATGAGCTGCTAGACAGTGGAAGTGATAAAACGGCAGAAGCTCCCAGCCTTGTGTGTCCATTTGCGGTTGTAGCATTTTCATATACAGACACTAAAGCAACTACTGAAACAACAGAGGAGAAAAG TGCGGTGAAAAATGTGG CTTTTCCCTATTTAGCATGGACAGGTCAACTTCAATTAGGCACCCAATTTCACAGTGTTGGGCTACGATCAACAGCAGGGTCCTTGGTCCGTGCAAAACT GCCACCAGTTGTTAAAGTTGAGCGAGCCATTTCCATGTTGGATCTGAGACAGCTGTTGCCAAGAGCTGCCTTTGAAACTTCTTTCTCTGGAGAAG CCTTTCTAGATGGCTTGTACTGCAGTCTGTGTGAATTAACCGTTTCTGTGGTTGAAGAAAACAGCTCTTTCTCTCAGCTTTTGCAGGAGATCAAATACAAAGACCTT GCTTTCACTGTTCCATTGGATGATGCTGGTTTTCTTATCCTGTTGCACTCTTCCCATTTCTGCATGTATGAAAATG ATACTGGGTCTAACTCAAAAGATGTTCTGCAAGGCATGTTTGTGTTTCCAGATTCTCAAGTCACACAGAGAG ATATCAAATTTGAACAGAAGAGGCTTGCCATTCCATCTGATATTCAACGGGCACTTCCACTGCTAACTTATGCAGAGGGTGAAGCTGAGAAAACACTTCTCAACCCAAGTAAAGAACGCAATAAAATAATTGTCCAGCATATGCAAAGTTATGCAGCACTGATAAATCCTGTGCTTGCATTAAGCCCCCTCAGGGAAGTCAGTATCTTTGTGGATCAGTATGATGTACCTGATGCCCACAAACACCTTTATGCTTCCCCTGAGTGGACTGACCTGTCATGGCAGAGCTTTAGGTCTTACTTGAGCAAACCAGTCTCCTTTCAAGTGCCAGTTTTGACAGCCACAGAAATTCTGGCAGCCGGACAAGAGGATCGAAGAGAAGAGCTTGACGATGATGTCTACATCTGTTTGTCATCTCCTGAGGAGGCACCTGCAGATTTTGTCAGTAAAGCATCAGAAGAGCAAGTAGACCAGAGATTTTCTCCAGATACTGAGACTTCTCCAGCAGAAGCCAAGTCCCCTGCAGCAGATGCCAAGACATTTCTTGCAGAAGTTGAGACTTCTCTTGCAGTGTTTAAAACATCTCTTGCAGAGGTTGAGACATCTCTTGCAGAGGTTCAGACATCTCTTGCAGAGGTTGAAACATCTCTTGCAGAGGTTGAAACATCTCTTCCAGAAGTTGAAACATCTCTTCCAGAAGTTGAGACATCTCTTCCAGAGGTTGAACCATCTCTTGCAGATGTTGAAACATCTCTTACAGATGTTGAAACATCTCTTCCAGAGGTTGAGTCATCTCTTGGAGATGTTGAGACGTCTATTGCGGATGCTGAGGCATCTATTGCGGATGCTGAGACATCTATTGCAGATGCTGAGACATCTCCAGCAGATGCTGGGGCATCTCTGGAGAGTCATACAACAAATATGGAAAAACGGCTTGTTGTAACAGCTGTCCCTCAGAACACTGTGCCAGATGACTTCCAGGATGGAGAGGGCAAAACAAGctcaacagaaacagaaaaatcagGGTTAAGAAATGTCTTGATTCCCCCTATATCTGATGACCTTCCAGCAGAGCTGATTGTGAGCATCACTTCAGCAGCACAAACTGTTAGTGAGGAGGATCTGACTGTGATCAGTACTGCATCAGCTACAAAGCTTAATGACAGTCAACTTTCTGTTTCATCCATGGAAAAATTACAAATGGTGGGTCTGAACTCTTTAAATGATGAGGTTGTCAAAACCAAACAGACTTTGGAGTGTACAGAGGCCAAAAATCCTACTAAACCACATTGGGGAAAACAGTGCAAAGGACATCCCCGAGTTCAGCAAAAGGGATCTAAACATTGTACTGAGACCCCCAGATTACTGTCACCCAGTAAAGTAGTACCAGTAAAGCATGACACTGGCAATGTCCGAAGGGCTAAGCGGAAATTTGGGAATCTCCTATCTAGAAGGGAAGCAGGAGAAGAGAAACAGCAAGACTCTCCAAAGGATATGTTGGAAGACACAGTTTTACATGAACTAGAAGCTTACTCACTAAGAAAGAAAACCGAGCGGTGGGACTTGAAACCAGTTATCAGTGAATGCGGAAAAATTTTGGTTCCTCATGGCACTCTGGAATTCACTGATAAAATTGAATCTTTGAAGGGGAAGCTTTGGTCTTCAGCAGTTGAACAGTGCCCCGAAAAAATGTTGGTTGATGCCCCTGTGCATACTGGAACCATGGGTGAAATGGAGCATGAATCTAATGATGTTTCAGAGACGCCACAGGGTAAAGCAACTGTTCAGGAACACCTTTTGGAGACCCTCTCCTCAATGAAGTGTGCATCAAAAGAGGAAACTATGTTGACAAAGCTGAAATCAGTTCTTTTCAGAAGTAAAAGAAAAGGCGATCACGTCTCACAGAAGCCCAATGCAGAAACTGCCTCTGACTCCGAGGTTTCTCCAAAAAAAATAAGAAGTGACTTGGATGATGAGATGCTGAAGAGTAACAATGCAATTACATGTGTCCAGGAGACCAATGTGTGTGTCCAGGAAGTCTCTAAGATGCTATCAGTTGACCTTGTTTTTGCGCAGGCCTTGGGCCTTACTCCTAAAGAGACACCAGATAAATTACAGAAAGCTGTTGGTCACAAAGTTCAACAAAGGAAAGACTCGCCAGAGACAGAAGAACAAAGCATTGCACACAAACAACCACAAATTATTCTGCGACCCCCTTCCATTTTCCCAAGAAGAAGTAGGATTAAAATGCTCAAAAAGCATCAAAGCGTTCCTGCCGAACACATTAGAAGCAAAT GGTGGTTGCATTTTCAAACCCCAgcttgttttgacactgaaaaactcAAATACAAAGAGTGTGGTAGGGATATTTCAGTCAGGAAGACTGTTAAGGAAAGAATGCGGGCAGCTTGTTCACCTACAGATGCTTTGAACTTGCTTGCTGACTTGGCACTTAGTGCCAATAAAGACCAGGTTCCACCACAACCAGCCCAAGCACTTGCAACAAAACCTGAGTCAAGTTTGAAGAATTGTGACCTTACAAAAGGTGTTACCAGTCCTGAAACAGAGTCATTTCTTCATGCTTTACTTAGACAGCCTGCTGCTAGACCCATTCAGCCTCTTGAGCCTCCTTCACCGAGCCCTGTTTTGGGAGGCAGTGAATTGGTTGATGTGGTATCTATAGAACATGCTTACTCATTGCCCCCATCTTCCTCTTTACTGTTGGGTTTGCCAGGTACACCTTTCCAAGTATCACCTTTAAGTGGTTCTACCAGACTTCTGCTCCATCCCCAGCAAAAGTATAGTGATGGAACACAAACACTACAACCCTCTGTTTATCTGGAAGAAAAAGTTGAACTCAACCAAAGGACTCCAGGCTGGCTGAAAAAATGCACACGCAGGAGAAAGTTTCGACACTCAAGGACCTTTGTTAACAAGGATAGAACTGTCCAAGTCACTAGGCAATGGGAAGAAAACTATGACTTTAATCTAGACAGCAGATTTACAATTGACTCACTGGATAAAGCTGTCAACAGAGCCTTACATGG CCCATGGGATCTCTCCATGTATGACACCACTGAAGAGGTGCGGCTCATCATCCACATGTGGATAGGGCTCTTTTATAGTCGGTCCACAGCCAGGTTCTTTCATCTTGACCCAAACTTTACATTTTCACCTTCAGAAGACAGTAATGGTTTGGAAATGTCCAGTGGCAAGATGTCAGATGCATTACATTCAGAGCCTGTATCTAATGATCCTGTGCCAAGTGCAACTGACACTTCACCCTCACAAGCTCTGGACCTGAGCAAAAACAGTAACTCTGTCTTGGACCAGGGATCTGTTCTTTTGGATTTGTcactgagaaccactgatgcAGACGTTGCCACTTTGGATCCAAAAGTCAGCAACAAACATTTACTGGAGACCGATGAACAGAAAGGACTTTGTGAAACTCAGAATGCATTGATACCATCCCTGGGACTACATGTGGCGAGCCCATTTCAG TGTTACAGGAATATGGTACACTCCAAAGGAATTGTTCGTAAGGTGAATGATTCCAGAAGTATCCATGCAAAGCAGAGGACTTGTGTTCCTTCACAGAAAGATGACTGTCTAGAGCATACTGATAAACCATCTTCTGAAAATGACAGAATTTCAGTAGGAGGAGGAAAGGAAAATGTAAGCATTCAGTTACCAAGTGTTCCTCCTGCTTTAGAGATTAACAACATGTCACATGGATCCTGCAATGAGAGAACAGGTTTCAAAGATGGAATGGAACATTCAGACAATAccacgatgtgtttggtgcataAACCAGAATTAGATTTGAAGAAAGTGGTGACATGTGATGAAGTCAAATCCAACACTGACCCAAGAATTGAGCTTCATTCAGTTGTGCATTACAAAAATGTATCCAAAAATGGTGAAAACTTTGAAGTGAAAGATGATTCACATGCCACTGGAGCCACTGTAGAAGATTCTTCAACAGTGGTTTGTACAGATGATAATTCTACAGATAAAAAGCCAGATGCAGTGTGCAATGAACATGTTTTTGAAAAGGAAACAAGGCACTTAAAAGTGCACTCACCGTGTCAGTCTGAAAATGCTGTTGAAGACAAGGACTGTACAGAACACGAAAGTAAAGTGATTGGAGATGGAAATTCCTTTGAAAAAGAAGACAAATCCAAGAAAGATGTGGAAACTGGCAGCGATTTGAGTGATCAGCCATTGTCTATCGTTTGTGATGGACCTGACTCTGTAAAGGATGATTGCATTCCAGAATTGGATTGCCAAGCTCCAGTTACTGAGGAACAGTTGCAAGCAGGCAGCAGAAGAGGTGCAGTTAAAGACTTGCCTTTTAAGAGGCTGTGTGCAAATGACAATGTGTTGCCAGATAAATGTGCTGTTTCAGAAAATGCTTTTATAAATAAAGAGGATGTTAATAGAGAAACTGCCACTGAAACATGTTCAGAAAATATTTGTTTGTCAGATAAGGCAACATACAAGAACAGCACAGCCTGCTTAGATGTGTCTAAAGCAGGTGAGCCCAGTATCCAGATGGACAATCTTGAGCCAGTAATCCAGGCTGAATTAATGACAAACTTAAACATGCATAATGAAGGTGACATTAAATCAGTGATGGAACAGCAAAAAGTTGATAATACTACCCAAGAACCAGTTGATCACCAAGCTCCTGTATTTCAAGATGAGGTTATAAAAAACATGGAAACTGAATTGGGAATGACTGATGAACTATATGTCAAATATGATGAAGAACGTAAGGGACTCTGGAACACCCACGGTAGGGTTATAATTCCATTCATTGGTGTTGACACTTCCTTTGAGGAAATAATGGAATCACGGTTTTCAGATCCAAAATGGGAGGTTCAAGGCAAGGAGGCAATACCATTCATCAGTACAACTACAGGTACTGAAGAGATTCTGCTCACAGAGGTAAACAGTGAAACTCATGTGAACAGTGAACATGCAGAACTGTTTTGTGGTAAAATGCCATTCAATGCAAGTGacaccaaagaacaagtggtctgCAAAGAAAGTGGGTCTGATGACAGATGTCCTACCCCAACCATTGATGAAAGACCTTATCGGTATGCATTTTCTGGCCCTACAGCTGCTTTAAATAGTGTGATTCACAGAGACATCACTCTTAAAGACCACAGTAGAAGTTCAACACCTGTGATGGATGAAACCGCTCTTGAACACAAGTCCATATTGAGCGACTCTTTCTGCGATGGTGTTAAATCTGATCTTGAACTAAGAACACTTAGAGTCCTACAGAGTGTAGGTGAGTTCTTCACACTGCCCCACACAAATGAATCCAGTCAGACTCAAACAGCTGAAAACAACACTCATCCCCAAACAACATTTCAGCATTAG